The DNA sequence TATCATGACCTCAAAGTTGATAATCTCACCAACACACTGATGCTGCTCAAGTGTTTTTTTAAACCATAATCTCAAAGTTGATAATACTGACAAAATAAGCAGGTGTATCATTGATAGAACAGGACTTGGTCTAATTTTTCCCACTGGAAGAATTGAGACTGAATTCAGTCTCAAACGGAACTGAGACGTCAAAATTCTGTTTCTTACAGTTTTAGGTAAACTCAGTACTCTCTAGCAATGAGAGGAGAAAACTTAGAGAGGAGGTTCCTGCAAAAGGGGGAGAACTCTTATCTTCATGTTGTTATACGTCTAGACCTCAATCTTCCACCAATACTGTCTAGGCTTGGTTCAGCAGCAGGCttctttttgagttttggagttcTCTTTGGTGCAATAACATCATCACCATTCTTGTATATTTCTTCAGAATGCACTTCATTCTCTTGCTCCGCATGGCTTTTGGATGAAATAATAGCCAGCTTGACATCTGAAATCTTCTCATTTGCCCGAGCTAACCCATCGTCATTGTGGCCATTGCCTTTCCTACCCCTCTGCCTCATTCTTCCAGAAATACTGTCTGGGCTTTGGTCAATGGGGAGTGCACGCTTCTTAAGATTCAGGTGTCTTTCCATCACAATATTGCTAATACCATGTTCTTTATCCATAGGAATTGGTTCCTTCTCTTTGTCACCTTGGAACTGCTCatctatctcttctccagatTGTGGCTTTGataattcatcaaattcatcacCCTCATGGTCAACCACTAGAGACTGCATATTCCCAGCCTGCGATCCTATATCTAAAAAGGGTAATGACCTCCTTGCCGAAACTTGATTGTTAGGACCTCGATTTGGGCTACTTGGCATCTCGTTCTCTTTCTCAATCTTGAACTCATCCTGAGTTTTGTCTTCAGATTGAGGCTTTGGTGATACAAGTGGAATACTGTCAACTTCAAGAGATCCCTCAGACTGTACTTCGATATCCAAGAATGGCAGTGACCTCTTCGCAGACACTTGATTGGTTATCTCCGCATTTTCATCTAAATCTGTCTGCAACCTTCGAGTTTGAATGAGATAGTGTGCAACCGATTTGTAGCTGAGTTTTGATATCTGGAACATGGCAAAAATTGAATTCAGCTCCATATCAACTtctggggagagagagaaagagagttgtAAGAATAACCTTCCTATAAAGAGAACCAGTGGGAGGCCATCCTTTTGCTTGCCGGCACAAACTGCAGTTGCAGATTCCACGACAGACAGGGCAAATCCAACTAGGGTTCTGTATGGCTTCAAGTACGTGCTCTCCATACCTGCAGAAGAAGATCAGAGACCCCTtgtcagattttaaaattttacgaCGCATGCAAGTGATCAGGTATCTACGGGGCTCTATCTCTAGCATGCACATAATACATCACTTCACAGTGGGAAGGCCTTCATATGAAGCATAAAGTTAGAAGTAGTCTTCACAAAC is a window from the Juglans regia cultivar Chandler unplaced genomic scaffold, Walnut 2.0 Scaffold_23, whole genome shotgun sequence genome containing:
- the LOC118345327 gene encoding uncharacterized protein LOC118345327, translated to MPTLRNRAQTPESPANPSHNILNGQAQTTETQKVSLYEQSREERIKENRERMQKLGIFDLSLKVSSVISTKRTPKNRNTTPRPSPARSSGPIRRSSRLQNVTPVTYAEMRVVKKGKSLKDEDIVLEEGSKPELYTEEHEKLLGNTDRSWTLFVDGCGKDGKRIYDPVSGKTCHQCRQKTLGYRTHCSDCNMVQGQFCGDCLYMRYGEHVLEAIQNPSWICPVCRGICNCSLCRQAKGWPPTGSLYRKISKLSYKSVAHYLIQTRRLQTDLDENAEITNQVSAKRSLPFLDIEVQSEGSLEVDSIPLVSPKPQSEDKTQDEFKIEKENEMPSSPNRGPNNQVSARRSLPFLDIGSQAGNMQSLVVDHEGDEFDELSKPQSGEEIDEQFQGDKEKEPIPMDKEHGISNIVMERHLNLKKRALPIDQSPDSISGRMRQRGRKGNGHNDDGLARANEKISDVKLAIISSKSHAEQENEVHSEEIYKNGDDVIAPKRTPKLKKKPAAEPSLDSIGGRLRSRRITT